The genome window GTGTGTGTTCTCACTTTTGTTGGCTGTAAGCTTTGCTGCTGTGCCCGTCTTGTGCAGGGGTGAAGAATGCTGGATTTACATGCAGACTGGGAGGTGGTTGGATGGGAATATGACCTGGATGAGGAGGGAACAAATGGGGTGGCATGGGCGGGGGGATGTTTGGCGGCATATGTGGGAAAGGGGGAGGTGGATGATTTGGGTAAGGGTTGGGTAATGATGGAAACCTGTTTGTAAGTGGATGTGATGGAAAAAGTGAAGGTATAGGGGGAGGGCTGGGCTCCTGTGATAATAACGAGGGAATCTTATCCAAAGTATCCAAGTCCTTAGGGTCTTTGGAATTCAGACGCAGGGGTATACCTATAGAgaacacattgtttttgtgaaagaTGACAGTAATAtctgacattttgaaatgcaatgtaatgtaatgttgtgGTGCTCTTACGTTTATTTGCCAAGTCCTCAAACACACTGAGATTCTGGCGCGTGGCAAAACGGCAGTCTATCCTTTCCCCATTGAGCTGACATTGAGGTATTTTCTCCAACATTAATTTTAATGATTCTTCTGAGGTTACCACCACTTCGGCAAAGCTGTgttacacagaagaagaaacaacaCATGTATGACTACCAGCACTAAGAAACAGATATCCAGATCTCTAATAAATCTAAACACATACTCCCTTTcttatgataaaaaaataatctatttacatgaaatgcttttcttttttataaaagacTTGATCTGCAACCACTTACCCTCTTGACTGGCCATTAACTTTGTTCTCAGCAAATTTGATCTCTGTGATGTCCCTCACACCCAATGTTTGAGCCATGCATGTAATGTCCTTATCAGATGTCCACTGGAAGTAGTAGTAGGTTTGGGAAAAGAGGGTGAGTAATTATTGGAAGGAAGATTTAGAGTTACTTAGAATCTTAATTGTCATAGGGGAATATGTTTCTGGGTTCTGTTTCATGTAAACAGTGTTCTGCAAGCCCATGTGGGAAAGGTATCGGAAAACACAGTAACAATTATCATTAACACATAGAAAATGTTACTTACCCAGGGGAAATTTCCAATATACAAAGACAGTCTCCTCAGTGAGTTTCCTTCTTTTTGGCTTCTCACTGTTGTTGATTTAGCCTGCTTGCTAGATGGTGTATCATTTGTATGAGCCACATGTGTCTTAACTTTATTGTCCTGATCAACTGAGCCAGTTAGAACAGCA of Etheostoma spectabile isolate EspeVRDwgs_2016 chromosome 1, UIUC_Espe_1.0, whole genome shotgun sequence contains these proteins:
- the LOC116688721 gene encoding cleavage and polyadenylation specificity factor subunit 7, translating into MAAAGPSTSKDLVDLYGDLSQNDDDLDRIAEANELFDAVLTGSVDQDNKVKTHVAHTNDTPSSKQAKSTTVRSQKEGNSLRRLSLYIGNFPWWTSDKDITCMAQTLGVRDITEIKFAENKVNGQSRGFAEVVVTSEESLKLMLEKIPQCQLNGERIDCRFATRQNLSVFEDLANKRIPLRLNSKDPKDLDTLDKIPSLLSQEPSPPPIPSLFPSHPLTNRFPSLPNPYPNHPPPPFPHMPPNIPPPMPPHLFPPHPGHIPIQPPPSLHVNPAFFTPAQDGHSSKAYSQQKHTPQSTDRDFEELMNRNKAVASSAISKAVSGATAGDLRVAMETLLTAIAIIKQSRVYGDERCQALVTSLKDCLVSIQGNYGYRSSSRSGDEERCRDRGRDRERERDREREREDHFGWEGAGMSRRQREHSRSGERDKERSRERERHRDLRDHRDRYR